Proteins co-encoded in one Spirosoma endbachense genomic window:
- a CDS encoding M14 family metallopeptidase, translating to MKQFCTLLICLITLVNVSAQRSYYGTEEKWPEQDTTRKFYTVKGERHGISYFKKHYFKDVQYLPGATLTFDTYHTPDVMYSWYRKWAEQYPNLVEVYEVAKSYEGRPILQMTLTNKKTGKHTDKPAAYFEGGRHSGEVTSSEAVLWLTKHLLDNYGKDPAITKLIDTKSVYLRPENNPDGANMYLFTAQRNRSTLRPRDDDRDGLFDEDSEDDLDGDGVIYQIRKKATTKEELEKADYVIDPKDKAGRLMKRVQAGQGDYIVYTEGIDNDGDGKYNEDGIGGLDNHRNYPENWRPDQGGDFTGRGYSQGGASDYPLSEPETRATYVWLMGHPNITVVNSMDTRVPMHLRPPSTSASAESMFPPDLAIYKHMDSLGLSFTGYPWAGDVYDTYNTRNKVDRLTGDPSKPTPLFGHGPDFGYFQYGAVWYGDELWNGGAMKDYDGDGDYDEYDGLMWDDEANGKRGFKLWTKFTHPQLGSVEIGGFHPKFFAQNGPAWQLENWISKQSKFNLAMAKELPQIELTDVTVKPLADNEYEVKATWTNSGKLPVALEQAKRVKMVQEDRLTLDIDKTLLKGNKDAKVIITQPTLFDKTIYSGYTNVGDKKEATFRVKLNQPGSIKAKVKLLSTRGGYKEKEITIGK from the coding sequence ATGAAACAGTTTTGTACTTTACTCATTTGCCTCATTACACTCGTCAATGTATCAGCTCAGAGATCTTACTACGGAACTGAAGAGAAATGGCCTGAACAGGATACCACCCGCAAGTTTTACACCGTAAAAGGGGAACGACACGGAATCAGCTACTTCAAAAAACACTACTTCAAAGATGTACAGTATCTGCCGGGTGCGACACTCACCTTCGACACCTATCATACACCCGACGTGATGTATAGCTGGTATCGCAAATGGGCTGAGCAATATCCTAATCTGGTTGAAGTTTACGAGGTAGCGAAGAGTTATGAAGGTCGTCCGATCCTTCAGATGACCTTAACCAATAAAAAGACCGGTAAACACACCGATAAACCAGCGGCCTATTTCGAAGGCGGTCGCCATAGCGGAGAAGTAACCAGTAGTGAGGCCGTTCTGTGGTTAACCAAACACCTGCTCGATAACTACGGAAAAGATCCGGCCATTACCAAATTGATCGACACCAAGTCAGTTTACCTCCGCCCGGAGAACAATCCGGATGGCGCTAACATGTATTTATTTACGGCACAGCGTAACCGAAGCACACTACGTCCACGTGATGATGACCGCGACGGCCTTTTTGACGAAGATTCGGAAGACGACCTCGATGGCGACGGCGTCATTTACCAGATTCGCAAAAAAGCAACGACCAAAGAAGAGCTGGAGAAAGCAGACTATGTAATTGACCCGAAAGACAAAGCGGGCCGGCTCATGAAACGGGTTCAGGCCGGACAGGGCGACTACATTGTGTATACAGAAGGAATCGATAACGACGGCGACGGAAAATACAACGAAGACGGCATCGGTGGACTAGACAACCACCGTAACTATCCCGAAAACTGGCGTCCCGATCAGGGTGGTGATTTTACGGGTCGTGGCTATTCGCAGGGCGGGGCCAGTGATTACCCGCTCAGTGAACCCGAAACGCGCGCTACCTACGTCTGGTTGATGGGCCACCCGAACATAACAGTCGTGAATTCGATGGATACGCGAGTGCCGATGCATTTGCGCCCACCCTCCACTTCGGCCAGTGCCGAGAGCATGTTCCCACCTGATCTGGCCATCTACAAACACATGGATAGTCTGGGATTATCATTTACGGGTTATCCGTGGGCCGGGGATGTATATGACACCTATAATACGCGCAACAAAGTTGACCGCCTGACGGGCGATCCGTCGAAACCTACGCCCTTATTCGGCCACGGCCCTGATTTTGGTTATTTCCAATACGGAGCCGTATGGTACGGCGATGAGTTGTGGAATGGCGGTGCCATGAAAGATTATGATGGCGACGGTGATTACGATGAATACGACGGTCTGATGTGGGACGACGAAGCCAACGGGAAACGAGGCTTCAAACTCTGGACAAAATTCACCCATCCACAGTTGGGATCGGTCGAAATTGGCGGTTTTCACCCGAAGTTCTTTGCGCAGAACGGCCCCGCCTGGCAACTGGAAAACTGGATTTCGAAGCAATCGAAGTTTAATCTGGCAATGGCCAAAGAACTCCCCCAGATTGAATTAACCGACGTAACGGTGAAACCATTGGCCGATAACGAATACGAAGTTAAAGCAACCTGGACCAACTCCGGCAAATTACCGGTAGCCCTGGAGCAGGCCAAGCGGGTAAAAATGGTTCAGGAAGATCGCCTTACGCTGGACATCGACAAAACGCTGCTAAAAGGGAATAAAGACGCTAAGGTGATTATAACCCAGCCTACGTTATTTGATAAAACGATTTATTCCGGCTACACGAACGTCGGTGATAAAAAAGAAGCGACGTTCAGAGTGAAACTTAATCAGCCTGGTTCTATTAAAGCCAAAGTGAAGCTGCTCTCAACGCGGGGTGGTTATAAGGAAAAAGAAATAACTATTGGTAAGTGA
- a CDS encoding response regulator, with translation MPRPIHCILLIDDDPDDNYLHKLIIEESGLCDIVRVVENGPMGLSYLNQINLPDYTRPDVILLDINMPGMNGFEFLHHYSQIDAALRSHFVLLMLTTSLNSADTKRAEQLKEINGYLVKPLTKAMLQGVVDTYFNVNNS, from the coding sequence ATGCCCAGACCGATTCATTGCATTCTCTTAATTGATGATGATCCCGACGACAATTACCTCCATAAGTTGATTATTGAAGAATCGGGGCTTTGTGATATCGTGAGGGTTGTGGAAAATGGACCGATGGGCCTTTCTTACCTAAATCAAATTAATCTGCCAGATTACACTAGGCCAGATGTCATTCTACTGGACATTAATATGCCTGGTATGAATGGATTTGAATTCCTGCATCATTATAGCCAGATCGACGCGGCATTACGGAGCCATTTTGTTTTGCTGATGCTAACAACATCGCTCAATTCTGCCGATACAAAACGTGCTGAGCAGTTGAAAGAGATAAACGGTTATCTTGTCAAACCCCTTACCAAAGCGATGTTGCAGGGTGTTGTTGATACCTATTTCAATGTGAATAACAGTTGA
- a CDS encoding sensor histidine kinase — protein MEQVVDFFRQLTGSSDWPPRWYCGNWTDFHGWLYIISDLTIWLAYMAIPMILIRFIFIKKGVPLAKVFWLFGAFILLCGLTHLVDAIMFWLPVYRINALVRFLTAVVSILTVFALIRYFNEAVGLRTSKEYDHELSFRLMAMQELTRSNKELQQFAYIASHDLQSPLKTIANYLTLLENKHGVHLDADARRLIGVSTAAAERMRDLINDLLSFSRVGSEIAFTLVNLQDLVDEVLEEQQSEIQSTRATIDVGPLPTVMGHQTDLKQVFQNLISNGLKYHRTDVVPVVTIRSMEEPHQYRFAISDNGIGIDRQYFDRVFQIFQRLHGRNHYSGTGIGLATCKKVVDIYGGQIWIDSIVGSGSTFYFTIPKVIKTVHQYAQTDSLHSLN, from the coding sequence ATGGAACAGGTAGTTGATTTTTTTCGACAGTTAACTGGTAGTAGCGACTGGCCACCTCGCTGGTATTGCGGCAACTGGACTGACTTTCATGGCTGGCTTTATATTATTTCTGATCTGACCATCTGGCTGGCCTACATGGCCATACCAATGATTCTGATTCGGTTTATCTTTATTAAAAAAGGAGTTCCTCTGGCAAAGGTTTTCTGGCTTTTTGGCGCTTTTATCCTACTCTGCGGCCTTACCCACCTCGTTGACGCCATCATGTTCTGGTTGCCTGTGTATCGCATCAATGCCCTGGTGCGCTTTCTGACGGCAGTTGTATCGATCCTTACGGTTTTTGCCTTGATTCGATATTTTAACGAAGCAGTCGGATTGCGTACATCTAAAGAATATGACCACGAATTATCGTTTCGTCTGATGGCGATGCAGGAACTGACGCGCTCGAATAAGGAGCTTCAGCAGTTTGCTTATATTGCTTCGCATGACCTACAATCTCCGCTAAAAACGATTGCCAATTACCTCACTTTGCTCGAAAACAAGCATGGCGTTCATCTGGATGCCGATGCTCGGCGGCTTATCGGCGTATCGACGGCTGCCGCTGAGCGAATGCGGGATCTGATCAATGATTTACTCAGTTTCTCGCGTGTTGGCAGTGAAATCGCATTTACGCTGGTCAACCTCCAGGATTTGGTAGATGAAGTTTTGGAAGAGCAGCAGTCTGAAATTCAGTCTACTAGAGCAACAATAGACGTCGGCCCATTGCCAACTGTTATGGGTCATCAAACGGACCTTAAACAGGTATTTCAGAACCTGATTTCTAATGGCCTGAAATACCATCGAACCGATGTAGTGCCAGTTGTAACCATTCGGTCTATGGAAGAACCCCACCAGTATCGTTTTGCGATCAGCGACAATGGCATCGGTATTGATCGGCAGTATTTTGACCGGGTGTTTCAAATTTTCCAACGGCTCCACGGACGTAATCACTACTCGGGTACCGGCATTGGTCTGGCGACCTGTAAGAAGGTTGTTGATATTTATGGCGGCCAGATCTGGATCGATAGTATTGTTGGTTCAGGCTCCACTTTCTATTTCACGATACCTAAGGTTATAAAAACAGTTCATCAGTATGCCCAGACCGATTCATTGCATTCTCTTAATTGA
- a CDS encoding GNAT family protein encodes MGSLLFRTKKGAEIASVFDDLANLRITVFRDYPYLYAGSVAYEKEYLKTYAQSERAFLFAVYDGTNLVGATTAIPLVDETAEIRRPFEQTSEDISRIFYFGESILLPAYRGLGLGHRFFDEREAHACSFGTFKTTCFCAVERGENHPTRPINYRPNDNFWLKRGYRKQELLRSTMDWPDIGESVSTPKVMVYWIRDLAN; translated from the coding sequence ATGGGTTCTTTGTTGTTCAGGACCAAAAAAGGCGCTGAGATTGCGTCGGTTTTTGATGATTTAGCCAACTTGCGCATCACCGTTTTCCGCGACTATCCGTATCTGTATGCAGGATCGGTAGCCTATGAAAAAGAATACCTGAAAACCTATGCGCAGTCAGAACGGGCATTTCTATTTGCGGTATACGATGGAACCAATCTGGTTGGCGCAACGACCGCTATTCCATTAGTCGACGAAACCGCTGAGATCCGACGACCGTTTGAACAGACGTCTGAGGACATCAGCCGTATTTTTTATTTTGGCGAAAGTATTCTGCTGCCTGCCTATCGCGGACTGGGACTGGGCCACCGTTTCTTCGATGAGCGTGAAGCCCACGCCTGTAGTTTCGGTACGTTCAAAACTACCTGTTTCTGTGCGGTCGAGCGGGGGGAGAATCACCCGACTCGTCCGATCAATTATCGCCCGAACGACAATTTCTGGCTAAAAAGGGGATATCGTAAGCAGGAGTTGTTACGCAGCACAATGGACTGGCCCGACATCGGCGAGTCAGTTTCGACGCCTAAAGTGATGGTTTATTGGATAAGGGATTTAGCTAATTAG
- a CDS encoding nuclear transport factor 2 family protein has protein sequence MTALEIVKEYYTCFNQKNWNGMLALLHPDVRHEPNQGEVRIGVEKFTEFMKTMDTSYEESLTDLVFLNEPSDTRVAVEFVVNGVYKKGEEGLPSAHNQPYVLPAAAFLEVKDGKITRVTTYYNLPLWIKLVSA, from the coding sequence ATGACTGCCCTTGAAATTGTAAAGGAGTATTATACTTGTTTTAACCAGAAGAACTGGAACGGAATGCTGGCGTTGCTGCACCCAGACGTGCGTCACGAACCAAATCAGGGAGAGGTTCGAATTGGGGTGGAGAAATTCACGGAATTTATGAAAACGATGGATACGTCTTACGAAGAATCGCTGACGGATCTGGTCTTCCTCAATGAACCCTCCGATACACGTGTTGCTGTAGAATTTGTTGTCAATGGTGTGTATAAGAAAGGTGAAGAAGGGCTACCATCGGCTCATAATCAGCCCTATGTATTGCCAGCCGCAGCATTTCTGGAGGTTAAGGATGGGAAAATAACCCGGGTGACGACCTATTATAACCTGCCACTCTGGATTAAACTGGTGTCAGCCTAG
- a CDS encoding S9 family peptidase — protein MKKFTFLCLTLGILLFQLNQLQAQTFSLEAIKSYPFPSDLTSSAEGSRIAWALNEQGKRNVYVAQGPDFTPRKLTNYTEDDGQEITSLSISDDGQWVVYVRGGDHGSNWDDDVAVNTTSSPIPPKVQVWSVPFAGGEPKAIAEGDEPVLSPKSDRIAFIKGGQVWIAPTNGSSAAKAFFNARGTNGSIEWSPDGSKLAFVCDRKDHAFIGVFTNETTPITWIAPSFSRDRSPRWSPDGRKIVFARTPGAGGAPDSVLTRKHQAWSIWTADAVSGTATQIWQAPKTLAGSVPSTHGGFNLHWAANDRIVYLSYQDGWPHLYSISSAGGNPLLLTSSPFMAEHITLSHDRKWLVFSGNTGPDKLDIDRRHVVRVPVDKAEMEVLTPGAGLEWMPVITGDGSTVAMFSATAQRPPLPTVMAFTKGTPKLLGQNLIPASFPQTQLVTPRQVTFKSPDGMTVHGQLFEPAGGQAKKPALIYVHGGPPRQMLLGWNYSDYYANSYALNQYLASQGFVVLSVNYRLGIGYGYDFHQPANGGATGASEYQDVRAAAIWLTEQPQVDAAKIGIYGGSYGGYLTALALARDSKLFAAGVDIHGVHDWSQQRFGIGPSDRVEKIPDADKAAKVVFESSPISSISTWTSPVLIIHGDDDRNVRFNQSTDLVRRLEVKGVSMETLVIPDDTHHWMKHTNALKMGNATADYFKRKLQKPRQ, from the coding sequence ATGAAAAAGTTTACCTTCCTCTGCCTGACCTTAGGCATTCTTTTGTTTCAATTAAACCAGCTACAGGCCCAAACCTTCTCGCTGGAAGCCATTAAGAGCTACCCATTCCCAAGTGATTTGACCAGTTCGGCCGAGGGTTCGCGCATTGCTTGGGCCCTAAACGAGCAGGGAAAACGCAATGTGTATGTGGCGCAGGGACCAGACTTTACGCCCCGAAAACTCACAAATTATACCGAGGACGACGGCCAGGAAATCACCAGTCTGTCGATTTCGGACGATGGCCAATGGGTCGTTTATGTACGCGGTGGTGATCATGGTTCCAACTGGGATGATGATGTCGCGGTAAATACAACCTCGTCGCCCATACCGCCCAAAGTGCAGGTATGGAGCGTACCCTTTGCGGGCGGTGAACCCAAAGCCATTGCCGAGGGTGATGAACCCGTTCTATCTCCGAAAAGTGATCGGATTGCCTTCATCAAAGGTGGACAGGTCTGGATAGCCCCAACCAATGGATCATCGGCGGCTAAAGCGTTTTTCAACGCTCGTGGCACCAATGGCTCTATCGAATGGTCGCCCGACGGGTCAAAACTGGCTTTCGTTTGTGATCGGAAAGATCATGCCTTTATTGGCGTTTTCACCAATGAAACAACGCCCATCACCTGGATCGCTCCCTCTTTTTCGCGTGATCGTTCACCACGATGGTCGCCCGATGGCCGAAAAATCGTATTTGCCCGAACACCCGGTGCTGGCGGTGCTCCTGATTCTGTGCTGACCCGTAAACATCAGGCCTGGTCGATCTGGACAGCCGATGCCGTCTCAGGAACAGCCACCCAGATCTGGCAGGCTCCCAAAACGCTGGCGGGTTCGGTTCCGAGCACGCATGGCGGCTTCAACTTACATTGGGCGGCTAATGATCGTATCGTGTACCTGTCTTATCAGGATGGCTGGCCGCACCTGTATTCCATTTCGTCGGCTGGTGGTAATCCGTTGCTGCTCACCTCTTCTCCATTTATGGCTGAACACATTACCCTAAGCCATGATCGGAAATGGCTGGTTTTCAGCGGCAACACTGGCCCCGACAAACTCGACATCGACCGACGGCATGTAGTTCGCGTTCCGGTAGACAAAGCCGAAATGGAAGTGCTGACCCCCGGTGCTGGTCTGGAGTGGATGCCTGTTATTACGGGTGATGGATCGACGGTAGCCATGTTTAGTGCTACAGCTCAACGCCCTCCGCTCCCTACTGTGATGGCCTTTACCAAAGGAACGCCTAAACTGCTTGGTCAGAATTTAATTCCGGCCAGTTTTCCGCAAACCCAGCTCGTAACACCAAGGCAGGTAACCTTCAAATCGCCGGATGGGATGACTGTTCATGGTCAACTGTTTGAACCCGCTGGCGGTCAGGCAAAAAAACCGGCCCTCATTTATGTGCATGGCGGCCCGCCCCGTCAGATGCTGCTGGGCTGGAACTACTCCGATTATTACGCCAATTCTTACGCGCTCAACCAATATTTGGCCAGTCAGGGTTTTGTGGTCTTATCCGTAAATTATCGGCTAGGCATTGGCTACGGCTATGATTTTCATCAACCCGCCAACGGGGGTGCAACCGGAGCATCTGAATACCAGGATGTTCGGGCAGCAGCCATCTGGCTAACCGAACAACCGCAGGTCGATGCAGCTAAAATTGGCATTTATGGCGGCTCTTATGGTGGTTATCTGACGGCGCTGGCACTGGCCCGCGACTCTAAACTCTTCGCGGCTGGCGTCGATATTCATGGTGTACACGACTGGAGTCAGCAACGGTTTGGCATTGGTCCATCCGACCGCGTCGAAAAAATACCCGACGCCGACAAAGCGGCTAAAGTCGTTTTCGAATCATCGCCCATCTCATCGATCAGCACCTGGACCTCGCCGGTTCTGATCATTCACGGCGACGACGACCGTAATGTCCGGTTCAATCAGAGTACCGACCTGGTCAGACGCCTGGAAGTGAAAGGCGTATCGATGGAAACGCTCGTGATTCCTGATGATACCCACCACTGGATGAAACACACAAACGCACTCAAAATGGGGAATGCCACAGCCGATTATTTCAAACGGAAACTGCAGAAACCACGGCAATAA
- a CDS encoding formylglycine-generating enzyme family protein, with protein MVWVPGGAFEMGADEFTDSRPVHPVSVKGFWMDEHEVTNVQFAEFVKATGYKTVAERPLNPTDYPGVPAEQLVPGSAVFTPPAAEVSLNNPLQWWKYIPGANWEHPNGPASTIKGHENEPVVQVSYDDAMAYAKWANKRLPTEAEWEFAARGGTNNQTYYWGNELKPSGKWVANIHQGNFPEKNTLEDGYAGAAPVKSFPANPFGLFDMEGNVWEWCQDFYRPDYYSSSPKVDPKGPEDSYDPEEPGAVKRVQRGGSFLCSDQYCIRYKAGSRGKGEVSSGSNNLGFRCVR; from the coding sequence ATGGTCTGGGTACCGGGTGGCGCGTTCGAAATGGGGGCCGACGAGTTTACCGATTCACGGCCCGTGCATCCGGTTTCGGTAAAAGGCTTCTGGATGGACGAACATGAAGTAACCAACGTCCAGTTCGCTGAATTCGTGAAAGCAACCGGGTATAAAACTGTAGCCGAGCGTCCGCTTAATCCGACCGATTATCCGGGCGTTCCTGCCGAGCAGCTTGTGCCGGGTTCGGCCGTATTTACACCGCCAGCTGCCGAAGTCTCGCTCAACAACCCATTGCAATGGTGGAAATACATTCCAGGCGCTAACTGGGAGCATCCCAATGGTCCGGCAAGCACCATAAAAGGGCATGAGAACGAGCCTGTTGTCCAGGTTAGTTATGACGACGCGATGGCCTATGCCAAGTGGGCAAACAAACGATTGCCTACCGAGGCTGAATGGGAGTTTGCAGCCAGGGGCGGGACGAATAACCAGACATACTATTGGGGAAATGAGCTAAAACCCAGCGGTAAATGGGTTGCCAATATCCATCAGGGAAACTTTCCGGAAAAGAACACACTGGAAGATGGCTACGCTGGAGCCGCCCCCGTTAAATCGTTTCCAGCCAATCCATTCGGTTTATTTGATATGGAGGGAAATGTATGGGAGTGGTGTCAGGATTTTTATCGACCCGATTATTACTCCAGTTCGCCCAAAGTCGATCCGAAGGGGCCGGAAGATAGTTATGATCCAGAAGAGCCAGGAGCTGTTAAACGAGTGCAGCGAGGTGGCTCATTTCTGTGCAGTGATCAGTATTGCATTCGCTATAAAGCGGGTAGTCGGGGCAAAGGCGAGGTGAGCAGTGGCAGCAACAACCTGGGTTTCCGTTGCGTGCGTTAG
- a CDS encoding indole-3-glycerol phosphate synthase TrpC — MTIFDTIVAQKRQEVARRRAITPSRQLQNWPLFKRQPLSICQSLTATTSSGIIAECKQKTTASGFASEQMSVRETAAGYVRAGAACLSVLTDGPFFGGYTDDLIQARLGNPSTPILRKDFIVDPYQILEAKAIGADCILLMAACLQPNDVIEYSQLAHALGMEVLLEVGSAAEIESYLHESIDLVGVSQCAGNSCVTSAEFARQLAPLIPDQFIKVAQNGKQSAGSILALKQAGYQGFLLGDSLWCSVMKKSAGKPVIPGMSSAGRFTPNQQAHFQPSSFPVYF; from the coding sequence ATGACTATTTTTGATACCATAGTAGCGCAGAAACGGCAGGAAGTGGCTCGGCGTCGAGCCATTACTCCCTCACGGCAGCTACAAAACTGGCCGTTGTTTAAGCGTCAGCCCTTATCGATCTGCCAGTCACTTACCGCCACTACATCGTCGGGAATTATTGCTGAGTGTAAACAAAAAACAACAGCCAGCGGCTTTGCTAGTGAACAGATGTCGGTACGGGAAACCGCAGCCGGGTACGTACGCGCAGGAGCCGCCTGTCTGTCGGTGCTGACTGATGGGCCATTTTTCGGCGGCTATACCGACGATTTGATTCAGGCTCGGCTTGGCAACCCATCCACACCAATTCTGAGGAAAGATTTTATCGTAGATCCGTATCAGATTCTGGAAGCAAAGGCAATCGGAGCTGATTGTATCCTACTGATGGCGGCCTGCCTGCAACCCAATGACGTGATCGAATATAGCCAGCTTGCTCATGCTCTGGGCATGGAGGTACTGTTGGAAGTCGGCAGCGCAGCAGAAATAGAAAGCTATTTACACGAGAGTATTGACCTGGTCGGGGTCAGCCAATGTGCCGGTAACAGTTGCGTTACGTCAGCTGAATTTGCCCGACAACTCGCGCCGTTAATTCCCGACCAGTTCATAAAAGTGGCCCAAAATGGCAAACAGAGCGCTGGCTCGATACTGGCCTTGAAACAGGCTGGCTATCAGGGTTTTCTGCTGGGGGATAGCCTTTGGTGCTCAGTAATGAAGAAAAGTGCAGGAAAACCGGTAATACCGGGCATGTCGTCGGCAGGGCGGTTTACACCAAATCAGCAGGCCCATTTTCAGCCATCCTCCTTTCCCGTTTACTTTTGA